One genomic window of Mercenaria mercenaria strain notata chromosome 2, MADL_Memer_1, whole genome shotgun sequence includes the following:
- the LOC123563523 gene encoding UPF0602 protein C4orf47 homolog isoform X3 — MGEKGGKADMDRVGLFQEMGYVTINDKYKRPGHVQFNETATKGKQMLPGGSKTRSALQTGYFQDKFGRILEGEAFSDPIKIRRQSRLKEAQKNIGKAFLPSSGEKQMSGLGNHYGTLSGPISAFSPVSKAGKDKKASGKNVITNPGKRGTGFGFVGVTIGSYPPYQSDRYERARELAKKEIASHKNATKGGAFKLNMHPRAYFDVNPYNSDKLPKRSSSAGIASRKDDSKPFKPSSPGKKPGGAKIGTFDPYPSHSADPYKVKVVRSVNIVNKSGKTFMPSQGPKSKPMTSIINQNVMKSVNPTNYRSITCLTF, encoded by the exons ATGGGTGAAAAAGGTGGAAAAGCCGACATGGACAGAGTGGGTTTATTCCAAGAAATGGGATATGTAACcataaatgataaatataagAGGCCAGGACATG TTCAGTTCAATGAAACAGCAACAAAGGGGAAACAGATGCTGCCAGGCGGCAGCAAAACACGATCAGCATTACAGACAGGCTATTTTCAAGATAAATTTGGCAGAATCCTGGAAGGAGAAGCATTCAGTGATCCCATCAAAATACGAAGACAATCCAGATTAAAAGAAGCACAGAAAAATATTGGAAAAGCATTTTTACCTAGTAGTGgagaaaaacaaat GTCAGGGCTTGGAAATCACTATGGAACTCTGAGCGGTCCAATTTCAGCCTTTAGCCCTGTGAGTAAAGCTGGAAAGGACAAGAAAGCTTCTGGTAAAAATGTTATAACAAATCCTGGTAAAAGAGGAACAGGCTTTGg CTTTGTTGGTGTAACAATTGGCTCATACCCTCCGTACCAGAGTGATCGATATGAGCGGGCACGGGAACTTGCAAAG AAAGAAATAGCTTCACACAAAAATGCAACTAAAGGAGGGGCATTCAAACTCAACATGCATCCAAGAGCGTATTTTGATGTAAACCCATACAATTCAGACAAGTTACCAAAGCGCAGTTCTTCTGCTGGCATAGCTTCAAGAAAAGATGACTCTAAACCATTCAAGCCTAGTTCTCCTGGTAAAAAG CCTGGAGGTGCAAAGATTGGTACTTTTGATCCTTACCCAAGTCACTCAGCAGATCCTTACAAGGTGAAGGTCGTCCGTTCAGtcaatatagtgaacaaaagcggAAAGACTTTTATGCCATCCCAGGGACCAAAGAGCAAGCCAATGACGTCTATAATCAACCAAAATGTTATGAA
- the LOC123563523 gene encoding UPF0602 protein C4orf47 homolog isoform X1 — MGEKGGKADMDRVGLFQEMGYVTINDKYKRPGHVQFNETATKGKQMLPGGSKTRSALQTGYFQDKFGRILEGEAFSDPIKIRRQSRLKEAQKNIGKAFLPSSGEKQMSGLGNHYGTLSGPISAFSPVSKAGKDKKASGKNVITNPGKRGTGFGFVGVTIGSYPPYQSDRYERARELAKKEIASHKNATKGGAFKLNMHPRAYFDVNPYNSDKLPKRSSSAGIASRKDDSKPFKPSSPGKKPGGAKIGTFDPYPSHSADPYKVKVVRSVNIVNKSGKTFMPSQGPKSKPMTSIINQNVMKHQADILKAVQAKALTGRV; from the exons ATGGGTGAAAAAGGTGGAAAAGCCGACATGGACAGAGTGGGTTTATTCCAAGAAATGGGATATGTAACcataaatgataaatataagAGGCCAGGACATG TTCAGTTCAATGAAACAGCAACAAAGGGGAAACAGATGCTGCCAGGCGGCAGCAAAACACGATCAGCATTACAGACAGGCTATTTTCAAGATAAATTTGGCAGAATCCTGGAAGGAGAAGCATTCAGTGATCCCATCAAAATACGAAGACAATCCAGATTAAAAGAAGCACAGAAAAATATTGGAAAAGCATTTTTACCTAGTAGTGgagaaaaacaaat GTCAGGGCTTGGAAATCACTATGGAACTCTGAGCGGTCCAATTTCAGCCTTTAGCCCTGTGAGTAAAGCTGGAAAGGACAAGAAAGCTTCTGGTAAAAATGTTATAACAAATCCTGGTAAAAGAGGAACAGGCTTTGg CTTTGTTGGTGTAACAATTGGCTCATACCCTCCGTACCAGAGTGATCGATATGAGCGGGCACGGGAACTTGCAAAG AAAGAAATAGCTTCACACAAAAATGCAACTAAAGGAGGGGCATTCAAACTCAACATGCATCCAAGAGCGTATTTTGATGTAAACCCATACAATTCAGACAAGTTACCAAAGCGCAGTTCTTCTGCTGGCATAGCTTCAAGAAAAGATGACTCTAAACCATTCAAGCCTAGTTCTCCTGGTAAAAAG CCTGGAGGTGCAAAGATTGGTACTTTTGATCCTTACCCAAGTCACTCAGCAGATCCTTACAAGGTGAAGGTCGTCCGTTCAGtcaatatagtgaacaaaagcggAAAGACTTTTATGCCATCCCAGGGACCAAAGAGCAAGCCAATGACGTCTATAATCAACCAAAATGTTATGAA ACACCAGGCCGATATTTTAAAAGCTGTGCAAGCAAAAGCCCTGACAGGTCGAGTATGA
- the LOC123563523 gene encoding UPF0602 protein C4orf47 homolog isoform X4 has translation MGEKGGKADMDRVGLFQEMGYVTINDKYKRPGHVQFNETATKGKQMLPGGSKTRSALQTGYFQDKFGRILEGEAFSDPIKIRRQSRLKEAQKNIGKAFLPSSGEKQMSGLGNHYGTLSGPISAFSPVSKAGKDKKASGKNVITNPGKRGTGFGYVAVTIGKYPQYQGDSYDMHRELNRKEIASHKNATKGGAFKLNMHPRAYFDVNPYNSDKLPKRSSSAGIASRKDDSKPFKPSSPGKKPGGAKIGTFDPYPSHSADPYKVKVVRSVNIVNKSGKTFMPSQGPKSKPMTSIINQNVMKSVNPTNYRSITCLTF, from the exons ATGGGTGAAAAAGGTGGAAAAGCCGACATGGACAGAGTGGGTTTATTCCAAGAAATGGGATATGTAACcataaatgataaatataagAGGCCAGGACATG TTCAGTTCAATGAAACAGCAACAAAGGGGAAACAGATGCTGCCAGGCGGCAGCAAAACACGATCAGCATTACAGACAGGCTATTTTCAAGATAAATTTGGCAGAATCCTGGAAGGAGAAGCATTCAGTGATCCCATCAAAATACGAAGACAATCCAGATTAAAAGAAGCACAGAAAAATATTGGAAAAGCATTTTTACCTAGTAGTGgagaaaaacaaat GTCAGGGCTTGGAAATCACTATGGAACTCTGAGCGGTCCAATTTCAGCCTTTAGCCCTGTGAGTAAAGCTGGAAAGGACAAGAAAGCTTCTGGTAAAAATGTTATAACAAATCCTGGTAAAAGAGGAACAGGCTTTGg CTATGTAGCAGTGACCATAGGAAAGTACCCCCAATATCAGGGTGACTCCTATGATATGCACAGAGAATTAAATAGG AAAGAAATAGCTTCACACAAAAATGCAACTAAAGGAGGGGCATTCAAACTCAACATGCATCCAAGAGCGTATTTTGATGTAAACCCATACAATTCAGACAAGTTACCAAAGCGCAGTTCTTCTGCTGGCATAGCTTCAAGAAAAGATGACTCTAAACCATTCAAGCCTAGTTCTCCTGGTAAAAAG CCTGGAGGTGCAAAGATTGGTACTTTTGATCCTTACCCAAGTCACTCAGCAGATCCTTACAAGGTGAAGGTCGTCCGTTCAGtcaatatagtgaacaaaagcggAAAGACTTTTATGCCATCCCAGGGACCAAAGAGCAAGCCAATGACGTCTATAATCAACCAAAATGTTATGAA
- the LOC123563523 gene encoding UPF0602 protein C4orf47 homolog isoform X2, whose product MGEKGGKADMDRVGLFQEMGYVTINDKYKRPGHVQFNETATKGKQMLPGGSKTRSALQTGYFQDKFGRILEGEAFSDPIKIRRQSRLKEAQKNIGKAFLPSSGEKQMSGLGNHYGTLSGPISAFSPVSKAGKDKKASGKNVITNPGKRGTGFGYVAVTIGKYPQYQGDSYDMHRELNRKEIASHKNATKGGAFKLNMHPRAYFDVNPYNSDKLPKRSSSAGIASRKDDSKPFKPSSPGKKPGGAKIGTFDPYPSHSADPYKVKVVRSVNIVNKSGKTFMPSQGPKSKPMTSIINQNVMKHQADILKAVQAKALTGRV is encoded by the exons ATGGGTGAAAAAGGTGGAAAAGCCGACATGGACAGAGTGGGTTTATTCCAAGAAATGGGATATGTAACcataaatgataaatataagAGGCCAGGACATG TTCAGTTCAATGAAACAGCAACAAAGGGGAAACAGATGCTGCCAGGCGGCAGCAAAACACGATCAGCATTACAGACAGGCTATTTTCAAGATAAATTTGGCAGAATCCTGGAAGGAGAAGCATTCAGTGATCCCATCAAAATACGAAGACAATCCAGATTAAAAGAAGCACAGAAAAATATTGGAAAAGCATTTTTACCTAGTAGTGgagaaaaacaaat GTCAGGGCTTGGAAATCACTATGGAACTCTGAGCGGTCCAATTTCAGCCTTTAGCCCTGTGAGTAAAGCTGGAAAGGACAAGAAAGCTTCTGGTAAAAATGTTATAACAAATCCTGGTAAAAGAGGAACAGGCTTTGg CTATGTAGCAGTGACCATAGGAAAGTACCCCCAATATCAGGGTGACTCCTATGATATGCACAGAGAATTAAATAGG AAAGAAATAGCTTCACACAAAAATGCAACTAAAGGAGGGGCATTCAAACTCAACATGCATCCAAGAGCGTATTTTGATGTAAACCCATACAATTCAGACAAGTTACCAAAGCGCAGTTCTTCTGCTGGCATAGCTTCAAGAAAAGATGACTCTAAACCATTCAAGCCTAGTTCTCCTGGTAAAAAG CCTGGAGGTGCAAAGATTGGTACTTTTGATCCTTACCCAAGTCACTCAGCAGATCCTTACAAGGTGAAGGTCGTCCGTTCAGtcaatatagtgaacaaaagcggAAAGACTTTTATGCCATCCCAGGGACCAAAGAGCAAGCCAATGACGTCTATAATCAACCAAAATGTTATGAA ACACCAGGCCGATATTTTAAAAGCTGTGCAAGCAAAAGCCCTGACAGGTCGAGTATGA